One stretch of Streptomyces sp. R21 DNA includes these proteins:
- a CDS encoding rhodanese-like domain-containing protein, which yields MTTTTETSTSTAVNPVLRVAPASPAAAAAYFGASLAFHADVSDVAGALAAGGDPGFVVLDSRSTASWDQGHVPGAIHLPTALIPEQAEQLLDKSVPVVTYCWGPGCNGATRAALALAELGFQVKEMLGGFEYWVREGFEFETWEGRERRDADTLTAPVDAEDCGC from the coding sequence ATGACCACGACCACCGAGACCAGCACCTCGACCGCCGTGAACCCCGTTCTGCGCGTCGCCCCGGCGTCCCCCGCCGCGGCTGCCGCCTACTTCGGTGCGAGCCTCGCCTTCCACGCGGACGTGTCCGACGTGGCCGGCGCCCTCGCGGCCGGTGGCGACCCGGGCTTCGTCGTCCTCGACTCCCGCTCCACCGCGTCCTGGGACCAGGGACACGTGCCCGGCGCGATCCACCTGCCCACCGCGCTCATCCCCGAACAGGCCGAGCAGCTCCTCGACAAGTCGGTGCCCGTCGTCACGTACTGCTGGGGCCCCGGCTGCAACGGCGCCACCCGCGCGGCCCTCGCCCTCGCCGAACTCGGCTTCCAGGTCAAGGAGATGCTCGGCGGCTTCGAGTACTGGGTGCGTGAGGGCTTCGAGTTCGAGACCTGGGAGGGCCGCGAGCGGCGCGACGCCGACACGCTGACCGCGCCGGTGGACGCCGAGGACTGCGGCTGCTGA